In the Larus michahellis chromosome 6, bLarMic1.1, whole genome shotgun sequence genome, one interval contains:
- the BCHE gene encoding cholinesterase produces MIWANGTSLYTRFLMWLLLLYMFIRKVVPEDNIITTKKGRVRGTNLQVLGGTVTAFLGIPFGQPPVGRLRFQKPEPREKWSEVWDATKHANSCYQLIDTTYPGFPGSEMWNPKTNLSEDCLYLNVWVPSPKPKNATVMVWIYGGGFETGSTSLPVYDGKFLARVERVIVVSMNYRTGALGFLALPGNQEAPGNAGLFDQRLALQWVQENIAAFGGNPKSVTIFGESAGSASVSYHILSPKSHPLFTRAILQSGSANAPWAAVSASEARNRTVALAKQLQCPTGNETELILCLQDKDPQDILENEIFVGTYDPLLRVYFCPTVDGDFLSDMPETLIQNGLFKQTQILVGVNKDEGSAFLAYGVPGFSKDGDGLINKTEFETALTLSFPEASQLAIEAIIFQYTDWENEQKPEYYRDAMDDVIGDYNIICPAMEFTKKFAQLGHNAFFYFFEHRSSKLPWPEWMGVMHGYEIEFVFGLPLERRVNYTKAEEILSRSMLRYWASFAKTGTPNGTLVNGTRWPVFTSTEQKYLTLNTDTSEILTKLRAQQCRFWNIFFPKVLEMTGNIDEAEREWKAGFHRWNNYMSDWKNQFNDYTSKKERCAGSN; encoded by the exons ATGATTTGGGCAAACGGTACAAGTCTCTATACCAGATTTCTTATGTGGTTGCTTCTCCTGTATATGTTCATCAGGAAGGTAGTGCCTGAAGATAACATCATTACAACCAAGAAAGGCAGAGTCAGAGGGACAAATCTGCAGGTACTGGGGGGAACTGTGACGGCCTTCCTTGGAATACCTTTTGGACAGCCACCCGTTGGTAGACTGAGATTTCAAAAACCAGAACCTCGTGAGAAGTGGTCAGAGGTTTGGGATGCCACAAAACATGCAAACTCTTGTTACCAGCTTATAGATACAACTTACCCAGGATTTCCTGGATCAGAGATGTGGAATCCAAAAACTAATCTAAGTGAAGACTGCTTATACCTTAACGTATGGGTTCCTTCTCCCAAACCCAAGAATGCAACTGTCATGGTGTGGATATATGGTGGTGGCTTTGAGACTGGGTCGACTTCCCTACCAGTCTATGATGGCAAGTTTCTGGCCAGGGTAGAAAGAGTCATTGTAGTTTCCATGAACTACAGGACTGGTGCCTTAGGATTTTTGGCTTTGCCAGGAAACCAGGAAGCTCCTGGAAATGCAGGTTTATTTGATCAAAGATTGGCACTTCAGTGGGTCCAGGAGAACATAGCAGCATTTGGAGGCAATCCAAAAAGTGTGACTATATTTGGAGAGAGCGCTGGCTCGGCTTCTGTCAGCTACCATATCCTTTCTCCTAAAAGCCATCCTTTATTCACAAGAGCCATCTTGCAAAGTGGATCTGCAAATGCCCCTTGGGCTGCAGTATCAGCATCTGAAGCCAGAAACAGAACAGTGGCTTTAGCTAAACAACTCCAGTGTCCCACCGGCAACGAGACAGAGCTAATTCTCTGCCTCCAAGACAAGGACCCACAGGACATACTGGAGAATGAAATTTTTGTTGGAACATATGACCCTCTTTTACGAGTATATTTTTGTCCGACTGTGGATGGTGATTTTCTCTCAGACATGCCAGAAACGTTGATTCAGAATGGCCTTTtcaaacaaacacagatcttagTTGGTGTTAATAAAGATGAAGGATCAGCATTTCTAGCATATGGAGTCCCTGGCTTCAGCAAGGATGGGGATGGCTTGatcaataaaacagaatttgaaacAGCTTTAACTCTGTCCTTCCCAGAAGCAAGCCAACTTGCAATAGAAGCGATCATTTTTCAATACACAGATTGGGAAAATGAGCAAAAGCCAGAATATTACCGTGATGCCATGGATGATGTTATTGGTGACTACAATATAATATGTCCTGCAATGGAATTCACCAAAAAATTTGCACAACTAGGACACAACgcattcttttatttctttgaacaTCGATCCTCAAAGCTCCCTTGGCCCGAGTGGATGGGAGTAATGCATGGTTATGAGATTGAGTTTGTGTTCGGATTGCCCCTAGAAAGAAGAGTGAATTACACCAAAGCTGAAGAAATCTTAAGCCGGTCCATGTTGAGATACTGGGCGAGTTTTGCGAAAACTGG AACTCCAAATGGGACGCTGGTTAATGGAACAAGATGGCCAGTCTTCACCAGtactgaacaaaaatatttgacattAAATACCGACACTTCAGAGATACTGACAAAGTTACGTGCTCAGCAGTGTCgattctggaatattttttttcccaaagtccTGGAAATGACag